In the Acropora muricata isolate sample 2 chromosome 10, ASM3666990v1, whole genome shotgun sequence genome, one interval contains:
- the LOC136887306 gene encoding steroid 17-alpha-hydroxylase/17,20 lyase-like — MEKIISLESTMLSPTVLCIAVITILLLTIMQLSNLRRNTPPGPFGLPIVGNLLQLGDSPHVALSEMSKVYGSVFSIRLGSRRAIVLNSHDVVKEALSKKARHFSARPPFHSFHISSNGGRSIAFGDFGPGHQRKKKLATRALYAVFSNVNRFDKLAQEVTERLCRSLTEAGKCETVDISEQLRTLVINFSLRIVFGDNLKKDYTMELQTVLQRGNDFIENNPTINLVDLFPWLRFALSRPCKALKESVKELLDFVKSVYSLHCHSNVEEAGVNFAATVDKVIQDEMLVADPNFKTNVHEASDDLLDEESMVTLLADVFGAGIDTVSATLNWALLFIVRNPELQHELQAELKREIGMDRLPNLDDRARLPLLQATVLETLRKAAVVPLAIPHYATDDSSVGGFSVPKGTLVLANLWAVNHDAKHFDRPEIFNPHRFLDENGQVMVTEQAFSLPFSTGGRRCLGATLAKAELFLFLGCMLQQLNFHLITSVEEINFDGKQGFVLKPHPYRVRVCPRTASH; from the coding sequence ATGGAGAAAATAATCTCCCTCGAAAGTACTATGCTCTCTCCAACAGTGTTGTGTATTGCTGTTATTACAATCCTTCTCCTGACCATAATGCAATTGTCCAACTTACGGAGGAATACTCCTCCAGGGCCCTTCGGTCTGCCAATCGTTGGAAACTTGCTTCAGCTCGGTGATTCTCCGCACGTCGCCCTATCAGAGATGTCCAAAGTATATGGAAGCGTCTTCTCCATTCGTCTTGGTTCGAGGAGAGCTATCGTTTTGAATAGCCACGATGTCGTAAAGGAGGCCCTATCAAAAAAAGCTCGCCACTTCTCTGCCAGACCACCATTTCATAGCTTTCACATAAGTAGCAATGGAGGCCGAAGCATTGCATTTGGTGACTTTGGTCCCGGGCAtcagagaaagaaaaaactaGCAACGCGTGCTTTGTATGCTGTCTTCAGCAATGTGAATCGTTTTGACAAGTTGGCCCAAGAGGTTACTGAGCGCCTATGCAGGTCTTTGACCGAGGCCGGTAAGTGTGAAACTGTCGACATTTCTGAACAATTAAGAACTCTAGTTATAAACTTCTCACTAAGAATTGTTTTTGGAGACAACTTGAAAAAGGACTATACGATGGAGTTGCAAACTGTTTTGCAGAGAGGAAATGATTTTATTGAGAACAATCCTACCATAAACTTAGTAGACCTTTTTCCATGGCTTCGTTTTGCTCTTAGCAGGCCGTGCAAGGCCTTGAAAGAATCTGTCAAAGAACTTTTGGATTTTGTTAAGAGCGTGTATAGTTTGCATTGTCATTCGAATGTTGAAGAGGCGGGCGTCAATTTTGCTGCCACTGTGGATAAAGTCATCCAAGATGAAATGCTTGTTGCGGACCCAAACTTTAAAACTAACGTCCACGAAGCCTCAGACGATCTACTCGACGAAGAATCCATGGTAACTTTGCTAGCAGATGTTTTTGGCGCTGGAATCGATACAGTATCCGCTACGTTGAACTGGGCGCTTCTCTTTATCGTCCGTAATCCTGAGCTACAGCACGAATTGCAGGCAGAACTGAAGCGAGAGATTGGAATGGATCGATTGCCCAATTTAGACGACCGTGCACGACTGCCTCTACTACAAGCCACAGTTCTGGAGACTTTGCGGAAGGCTGCAGTTGTACCATTGGCAATACCACACTATGCCACTGACGACTCCAGCGTCGGTGGCTTTAGTGTACCGAAAGGTACCCTTGTTTTAGCCAATCTCTGGGCTGTAAATCATGATGCCAAGCACTTCGACCGCCCTGAGATATTTAACCCACATCGTTTCCTTGATGAAAATGGTCAAGTTATGGTTACTGAGCAAGCCTTTTCTCTTCCTTTCTCCACTGGTGGAAGACGTTGTCTTGGAGCAACTCTCGCAAAAGCTGAGCTCTTTTTGTTTCTGGGGTGCATGTTGCAGCAGTTGAATTTTCATCTTATCACCAGCGTTGAAGAGATAAACTTCGATGGAAAGCAAGGATTCGTCCTCAAGCCTCATCCTTACAGGGTGCGAGTTTGCCCAAGAACAGCAAGTCACTAA
- the LOC136931083 gene encoding E3 ubiquitin-protein ligase arih1-like: MQKMDSEDEDAIYGDEHEDSYNESGSEEGDESDFDIDCDEPSTPKRPHVNDDFHYECLTPEALVAYMNGIIDEVNSVFQLPRPTARILLSHFKWDKEKLLERYYSGDQDRLFSEAHIVSPNRTNSRPTPSKRVNTRSSSALPEGNCDICLSVTNISTFVGLECNHRFCHRCWKEYITTKVMDEHVGEGISCPAHKCDILVDEAFVGQVVKDSKVKSQYNHLIANSFVENNRLMSWCPGPDCQNAVKANYHDALPVTCYCGYTFCFGCGEPVHEPVRCPWLKKWIKKCNDDSETSNWISANTKECPKCHVTIEKNGGCNHMVCRNNNCKADFCWMCLGPWEPHGSSWYSCNRYDEKDAQAARDAQAKSRQALERYLFYCNRYMNHAQSAKFETKLYAQVKQKMEEMQQHNMSWIEVQFLRKAVDVLCLCRNTLKYTYVFAFYLKKNNQSVIFEDNQKDLEMATEILSEYLERDITSECLSDIKQKVQDKYRYCEARRKALLDHVYEGYDTDIWEYIPYD, translated from the exons ATGCAAAAAATGGATTCCGAAGATGAAGATGCAATTTATGGCGACGAACATGAAGATAGTTACAATGAATCAGGCTCCGAAGAAGGCGACGAAAGTGACTTCGACATTGACTGTGACGAACCTTCAACACCGAAGAGACCTCACGTAAATGACGATTTCCACTATGAATGTCTTACCCCTGAAGCCTTGGTCGCTTATATGAATGGAATCATCGACGAAGTAAATAGTGTTTTCCAG TTACCAAGACCAACTGCCAGAATACTTCTTAGTCATTTTAAGTGGGATAAAGAGAAGCTACTAGAAAG GTATTACAGTGGTGATCAAGACAGACTCTTCTCTGAAGCTCATATAGTTAGTCCAAATAGAACAAACAGTAGACCTACCCCCAGCAAAAGA GTAAACACAAGGTCCTCATCTGCCTTGCCAGAAGGAAACTGCGACATATGCTTGAGTGTCACTAATATATCG ACATTTGTTGGTTTAGAGTGCAATCATAGGTTTTGTCATAGATGTTGGAAGGAATACATTACCACTAAAGTTATGGATGAGCATGTCGGCGAA GGCATTTCTTGTCCAGCCCACAAGTGTGATATCCTTGTAGATGAAGCTTTTGTTGG GCAAGTTGTAAAAGATAGCAAAGTGAAATCTCAATATAATCATTTGATAGCCAACAGCTTTGTTGAG AATAATCGCTTGATGAGTTGGTGCCCTGGACCTGACTGTCAAAATGCTGTCAAGGCAAACTACCACGATGCATTGCCAGTGACATGTTATTGCGGTTACACATTTTG CTTTGGTTGTGGAGAACCTGTTCATGAGCCTGTGAGATGCCCT TGGCTGAAGAAATGGATAAAAAAGTGTAATGATGATAGTGAAACATCAAACTGGATCTCAGCAAATACAAAG GAGTGTCCCAAGTGTCACGTGACAATAGAAAAGAATGGCGGCTGTAATCACATGGTTTGCCGCAACAACAACTGCAAG GCTGACTTCTGCTGGATGTGTTTGGGGCCATGGGAACCACATGGATCAAGTTG GTACAGCTGTAATCGCTACGATGAAAAAGATGCTCAGGCAGCCAGAGATGCTCAAGCT AAATCGCGGCAAGCCTTAGAACGTTACTTATTCTATTGTAACCGCTACATGAACCATGCACAAAGTGCCAAGTTTGAAACAAAG TTGTACGCCCAAGTCAAGCAGAAAATGGAAGAGATGCAACAACATAACATGTCATGGATCGAG GTTCAGTTTCTTAGAAAAGCTGTGGATGTTCTGTGTTTATGTCGCAACACACTTAAATACACTTATGTCTTTGCTTTCTATCTCAAGAAAAACAACCAGTCTGTCATTTTTGAG GACAACCAAAAAGATCTGGAAATGGCCACGGAAATCCTGTCAGAATACCTTGAGCGCGATATCACCTCGGAATGTCTATCAGATATAAAACAAAAGGTTCAAGATAAATACAG GTACTGTGAAGCAAGGCGAAAAGCTCTTTTAGATCACGTTTACGAGGGATACGATACAGACATTTGGGAGTACATTCCTTACGACTAA